The following DNA comes from Papaver somniferum cultivar HN1 chromosome 4, ASM357369v1, whole genome shotgun sequence.
TTATCATAGATAGCAAAATACATAAATACAAACACATATATAGATTGATACAAAAAACAGACTACATTGATATTTACTACTTATCTTCATGGTCTGATAGATTAGCTGTGGTAGTTGCCCTGTAGCTCAACTGCCACCACATAGTGGAGTTATTTTGGCTAATTCTTGTTCTGTAGGTGCATCCACGCTAGTTCCACCAATAAGCACATCCCAATACTGAGTGGGTCCTTCGACGACATATCTATCTTTGTTTCTAGATAATAATCTAATGCTACTATGAACATAGATTGGATCCTCTATTCTAGAGAATATCCTTATTGATATTTTAGTATATTTCTTGGGAAGTGAGCCATGTCTGTGTCCAAACGTGTCGACATGGCAGAATTTATTTTTTTAGGCGTGTCGCCGTAACATAGATATTAACACATCTTGCTAAAAATTAATTTTATGCGCAGAGTAATAACCTGTGTTACAACGACACACCTAAAAAAAAACAGCCGTGTCAATACATATTTACATGGACACGCGTATTAATACCCCAATTCATCGAGATACAACTCAGTTAGAAAACTTTGGCTGAATTATTAGTTATCAACAGCTGTCAAGATAAATCAATACCTTAATATTAGGAAACTTAGATATTTTACTAGATTCTATGAGATGTTTTAACTTTAGTAACAAAATATTAGTTCCAAATCTGTACACTGGtcttgctctagactttctcccttcttatccctttttttttttgaaacaactcCCTTCTTATCCTGACCTCTTCTTTCCATGGAAATTTCTGTAATGCCTTTTGGATTAATCATACATCTTGCAAATTCACTACCTTATATAGTTATATATCTATGTTAAACTAATAAATTCAATGATATTTAGTTTGTTAAGTTGTCGTGTCGAAGTAGCTTATTGGATACAAGACACCAACACCGTGTCCATGTCGTTGTAGCACAGGTAATAACGGGCGTGTTACTTATCGAGTCCACAATATTTTACACTGAATCAACTAATTAATGTGAACTACTAACCATTCAGTAGCATCAGAGAGAAAAATCTTTGGCTAAAAATTTCTTACCAGGGGTTCTCAGTTAGAGCACCTAAAGTGCTTTCTAGTTTTTTTCAATTCCTGAAAGAACCAATTGAGGCTTATGTTCTTGGGGCCCCTGTTCTCTAACTAGTCTTCTGAATAACTTTTATTTTCtcaaataaataacatagtaTTAGTTGCTAAATCAACGAAATAACATAACGaggaaaaaaattagaaaaatagaaaatgaaaGACAGCTCCAGCTAGCACTAAATGTACactaatacaaaaagaaaaagaaaaacacaaaatgGTTACACACTTGCTTGATCAACATCGACCATTGTATAGAATGTCGAGATGAACTCAATGGATGAAATCAATGCAGGTGCAAGTACCACTAAGCTCTTGAATCAACATGCGTAGTATAAGCAAAATGTTCTTGTAAGCAACACTTGAGATGTCAAACAATTGTACTCTGCATATACTAATATGTTTCGCATACCTATGTCCACTTCCACGCAACAAACAATGAAGTTGTAAATATTTTAAGCTTTTCAATGTGATAGAAATTCAGAGATTTGTCTCTTCCCTTTTACTCATAATGGACTATAAACTAACTCTTAATGAAACTGCTctgaagtttttatttttgtccaAGATTGTTACACGTACTAAACTACTAcaggctttctctttctattaaaGTATATATGATCAAACAGGTACAGTTTTGCTGAGCTTAATGCTGATAGCTGAACTATATCAGCTAAGTTACAACATACTATATCAGGTGAAGCTTTTCTCACTCTATTGAAACATCTACGAAAGACAGCACCAACTAGCACTAACTGTACACTGATAGAAAAGGGAAAAAATGGTTGTACACTTGCTTGATCAACATTGTCCATTGTATTGATCGTCGAGATGAATCCAGTGGATGAAATCAACGCAGGTGCAAGTACAACTAAGCCCGTGCATTAACGTACATAGTATGAGCATAATATTTTTGTAAGTAACACTTGAGATGTCAAATAATTTTTACTCTTAGTTGCTATATGTTTATACTTTAACTATTTCACAAACCTATGTCCACTTCTATGCAACAAACTATGACACAAACCTGTCCAATTCTATGCAAACAAACTATGAACTTGTAGATATCTTAAGTTTTTCAATGTGATAAATATTCAGAGGATATGCCTCTTTCCTTCTTCCCATAGTGGAGTATAAACTAACTATCAGTGAAACTGCTTCGAAGTTTTAAATTTTATCCAAGACGGTTACACATACTACACTACCATAGACCACTGGTTCAATTTCTCATTCTATTATATATGATCAAACTGGTGAAATCTTGTTGAGCTTAACACTAATAGCAAACTATATCAGCTGAGTTGCAACGTACTATAGAATCTCCTACAAATCTCGTATAAGGGTCAAATTTTTAACAGATTAGCACTCTACTGTAAACCTGATGTCAGTTACAACAATCTATGTTTTCACAGCAAATAGTTGGCATTCCCCATAATCACAAATAACTCTAAATCAGAATATACCAAAAGATAAACAAAGATTCAATAATCTATTCATTGATTTAAATGAACATAAACTTACGAATGGAATTGTTGAAGCCTTATCATTCAAAACAGCTGCCAATCCAAGAGATGCAAAAAACCCTAATCCTCCACACAACCACGCCAATGCCTCGTACTTTGGTAGTTACAtacatacaacaacaacaacattcaaAACATTTCACAATTtgtaaacaacaaaaacaaacaaataaaatgaaATCCCTAAATTAATTTGACAGTAATACCTTTCCGACGGTATCAGCGATTCGATCTATACAAGGTTCAGGATATGCAGTTCCATTATCCCAAACAAGCTCATCGTTCTCTGGAAGCTGAAACATATAGAGAACAAATTTAGGATCTCGTTTCAAGGTTTTTGAATTGGAAGGAAATGTTAAAGAAAAATGAAATGCTTACAGGTTTGTCAGGAACGATGTGTTTGCCGACTGGAAGACCCATACCAGCACGAGTACGAAGAGATGTAGCAATGGATCTACGGACTACCCCATTTCCTCCAAGTATTTGAGATGCTAATTTTCCTGCCATTTGAGATGATCACTCTTTTTTCTCTTCAAGACTTGGAACTTGTTTTCGTTTTGTTTTTCACCCAAATCTCTCTGATAAAATAATAACCctagttttgtttttggtttctaatTTGCTACTAGTCTACTAGACTACTACTAGATTTTTGTTATGGGAGTTAAATACGAGGTCAATTGCACTGGCTTTAGTCAGTATTGACCAAATGTAAAAACGACCGGAATGCATAGGAGATTTCACCAAAAAAattatggtgggtttggatgtagaattttaaaggtggaatttatggATCCAGGGGATTTGGTAGAATTACGTTTCTCTCTGTATGTTTGGTTGCCCGAATCCTTGAAATCACATTTCCTACGGGATTcaattttccagcaaatcctccatccGACCCCTCCTCCCTAAGATTTactgggaaacttatcaagggattcatggacccacttttttttaactctaaatcccaTATATATGTAATTTTAAGATTTGAGGATAGTGTCAAACGGTACAAAGACTTTAATACAAGAAAACTCTGTAAATTCTAAGAATTTAtattgagttaccaaacacacaaggAATTTACATGATTCCCAGAATTCGTAATCCCATGGAATTATAAATTCCTGGAAACGGTGAATTctacaaacaaacccaccattaaTATTTTTTGGTCGTTAATAGATTTGGTATTGACGAGTTTTCAAATTCAATCGAAGTCACTAATGTAACCACTgtatttcaatatttttttatcGCTAAAagtttcaatatttttttatcGCTAAAAGATTTGATGCAGACGAGTTTTCGAACTCAACTTAAGTCGCTGGTGCCAGCATTGTATTTCAAtacttttttattattaaaaaatttGGTGTTGACCAGTCTTCGAACTCAACTCAAGTTATTGGTATCAACTAACTCAAGTGTTAtctgaaaatgattaagcttataatTCGTCTGACAAGTTTCAGTTAATCTTTCATGAATAATTCaatgtacacggttcggttatggtccatcctaaccagaatgtatattttgttgtgttaatcataaatcaaagattcatctaacaatggatattgagtacttgattccaaagctactttagcttaaatctaaaaaaaCATTTGTTTTGAAAGTTtgtataaggagaacctcaagcaactgggatttttgaatccccgaCACTATTATTGTGTGTCATAGTTGTAaattagagtcgtcctctcctttaaacctttttaggtttagcgactaaaaatacttcacctaaggattcgtgaagccgggtccaactatctttatcttgatagttcgtgtatcttgatATTGTTAAGGATTGTTGAGCCTTTAGGTCCAACAGGCGAGATCGATAGAAACCACAAGTTCTTTGCCTCAGACTTTGTAATTCCATAGGTATATTCCTCAAAAAGAATTCTCTGTTGAAATCGGAATATgaattacttgtgaggtgaataataatctaggctgctctttagGAGTCGTAAGtatcggattttgaggtttgaaaCTTTTTCTATTGTAatcgatttcctatctcaccttgatctttgatcagaacggaaatcacatat
Coding sequences within:
- the LOC113271671 gene encoding NADH dehydrogenase [ubiquinone] 1 beta subcomplex subunit 8, mitochondrial-like, with translation MAGKLASQILGGNGVVRRSIATSLRTRAGMGLPVGKHIVPDKPLPENDELVWDNGTAYPEPCIDRIADTVGKYEALAWLCGGLGFFASLGLAAVLNDKASTIPFTPKVYPYDNLRVELGGEP